TGAGTTCATTTTCTGAGGTAAAGCGTTACTTCATTAGAAATTTTACTTCATTAgattgtatttttgaataaatacattcctgtgaaatatgaagtaaaaaaaaaaaagataatttcacAAATTAATGAAACactataaagaaaatgaaaaaaaagatattatgcAAAAGTACAGTAatagaaatatagaaagaaaaatatataaatagtaaattagtaattaaatgttATAAGTAGGCTATATATACAGGTCATGAatgatattttcatgttttataaagtcAATAGAAACATTGTGAAAGTTATAACCATACCTTTTTTGTATTATTCTTAGGATGGCAACCCCCTACAGTCAGCAAGCACCGCTGAAAGTGAAGTGTGTGGGTAGCCGCAGGAGCCAAAAGGCTTTAAATTTTGTCACAAAAGACAATATAATTGATGTTGGCGCATACAAGGTGACCACACTGTCAGCCCTCACTGATGGACAGACATGGTACACCTCAATAAAAAATGGAAGTGACCCAGAGTTTGAAGAGGGTGGGTCATATATCATTAAAAATTATACCCTCACAAAACAATATGGCCGgcagtgtatttttttaaaccgggCAAGCAGGAAATTTAAAACCTCCCCATTGGCCATAACCGAGGACGCAGAGAGAGCTGCTAAAGAGGTCCTCTGTCCTCCTTCCCCATTTGTAACCGGGGAAGAACAGGAGATCTTCACAAGACCTGGGTACCTGAGTCTGCGGGGCAATATTGAGAAAGTTAGTGAATTTAAAAGCACAATTGAATATCTAGTACATTATCCTGGTTTACTTAACCTAGGCAAATGTAAGCTATTATAATTGTGTTTCTCAATTACAGTTCTAGAGTACCCTAACACTCTTATTTGAGATACACATTTAGATGAATTAACCTTGATTGGGAATACATAGAAAATATTCAGTGTTGGGGATACCTGAACCAGGGCTGAGATACACTCATCTGTGACACTGGGCTGTTGTTTTCCAGTTGCAAGTGGCCAGGATGACTCGGGCCCAGTATCCCCTCCTGGACCTTTCTTTGAGGTCTGGAACAAAACTCCTGGAGGTAACTTTGTGGAGAGAAGAGGCGTTGATGGACCTGTACGTCGGGGATAAGGTGGAGGTCAGCCACCTAAGGGCAAAAATTCAGCCCAATGGAGGAGGCAAATTTGACTCCTCTAACTATACGACTGTCAaggtaaacaaatataaatttcaaaGGTTAtcaaagacaagtaaacagtcattaataaaaaataagaacaaataatacAACTGCAAGCATTGAAATCTTGTAAAACATAATCTGTGCATTTATACTGTTTATAATAATCTAACTGTAACACTAACCTTAACCCTAagtgtggatgtttttttttttttttcaccagatcGTTGAGCGCCAGATCCTCGAAGCGGTGCTGACAATTATCGGAGTGTCTGAGGATGATAACAATATGCTCATCCTGTTGGACAGTGAACTTGAAGACTATGCTGTACCAAGCCATTTTTACCATGGCAGTATAAATGACTTGGTACAGCAGCTGCCAATTACACTGAAAGTCCAGCATATTCACAATCGTGTGCTGAAACTTGAGGCCGTGGATACAACTGAGGCTGCAGAATCCCTGGAAACAACAGAGGCCGCAGAATCCCTGGATACAGCTGAGGATGCAGAATCCCTGGAACTTATCGAGGCCGCAGAAGCCCTAGAAGTTGAAAACACTGAggcttaaaatgtgtttttatcatgatcatcaacttttattttgattaggttTTGTTTTCGTTCTGATTGTTCTCTATTTCTAAATGTTCTCagtattttacatattattaaagACTATTTGTTTGAATATCATGTTGTATGCTTCTTTGCATTCACCCTATTACAttacagtttgtttttatttatggggtattagaatgtttttttttttcatattgatttcattttacaaaaaaagataTGTTCTCTGATTGTTTCAGGAAAAGATTCGAAGCATCAGGAATGTTGCAAACAGTGCCATCTTGTGGCAGGTCAAACCCCCAGATGTTTACAGCTCTGTTGTTTTATCAACTAAGcacaaaaaacagtaataataataataataataataataatagtgtttaaataaattaatgaataaaatcttTCTGGATAGTGTTGCTGTCAGTGTGTAAACAGGCATAAACAGGCCTACGACCGATCTAAATTATCCAAATTTGATGCCCATTTAttagcaacattgctcaaaaagttgccccgtGTATTTACTTTCATAGTGTACGCTTTCACTACTTGATTTGGTCGAGAATGAAAGCCCCTAGAATTCAACATTAGAGGCAAAAATGCctctataaaaatatttatataatttaacagATGAATTTATCTATTATCATCTCAAAGAGTAgcgattttatacaacagttctataaatgatgttttattagtaattacttacattttagacacatggTTATCCGTTTTTGCTTATATTTcgtaaacaaaaataattccaaacaaatGACAGCATGGTTTAACTTGGACTCCACGTGGTGTCTTATTGGATGAATCATTCAGACTTTTAGACGAATCGGTTGACGAATGAATCAATGACTCGACTCGCTGCTTCGttcatgaataaataagctgTTTGAATGAATCTGTTTAATCTCAGTGACTCgcttaataaaaatgaattgctGACACCTAgtggcagttttaatttcacatttaacgcacagttttaatgatttatatttatagttttaacgttatgtttaaaaacaaagcATTGTTAATTAATTCTTAATAGATAggctaataaattattattaactccAAGTGAGTATTGGAAATGACTGATTCATTTGGAAGAATTTGACACAAAAGATGTTGCATGTATTTAACACAGCATTCCCAGAAAGGTTGAAGCGCTTATGATAGCAATTTATTTGACTaataactgaaaaaaacataatttctgcCGATTATTGCTCTTCATATTGTTATAATGAATATCGTCAATTAaaagaatattaaacattttttatgtgaGAGGGAAAATGTAATACCTGTATTACAAGAACCACTTAGGAATCAGTTAACTGCTTTTTATGCATTAGAAAAACAAGacattgcataaaaaaaacaaaaggattataaATTATTATCTTACATCGTATCTATACTTTTCCTCGAGCGAATTGGCAGAATCCAGTCAGAGGtcatgactgactgactgaggtGAATAGCACATGTGAACGCAGCAAAAATAACCCGTAGTTCGTTTCTTCATCGGTAATCTGATTGGTTATTGCATTATGAGCTCAACAAAGACTTGTGTGATTGGTGCTCGACGCTTTTCTGGTACATTACAACTGTCAGATTTATCAGAAATGcattttgtcattaaaaacaaagtTGATTTAATAGGgggatttttaaaaacatttttaaagtttaagaTGCAGGGAAATTTAGCAATTTATTTCCCTCATTTCCTTCACCTGGTTACTGTGACAACGCACGTTGATCATCACATTAGctgttataaatataattaaatataattttcttgttGCTATAAAAGTTATGAAG
The nucleotide sequence above comes from Carassius gibelio isolate Cgi1373 ecotype wild population from Czech Republic chromosome B3, carGib1.2-hapl.c, whole genome shotgun sequence. Encoded proteins:
- the LOC127953027 gene encoding uncharacterized protein LOC127953027 — protein: MATPYSQQAPLKVKCVGSRRSQKALNFVTKDNIIDVGAYKVTTLSALTDGQTWYTSIKNGSDPEFEEGGSYIIKNYTLTKQYGRQCIFLNRASRKFKTSPLAITEDAERAAKEVLCPPSPFVTGEEQEIFTRPGYLSLRGNIEKLQVARMTRAQYPLLDLSLRSGTKLLEVTLWREEALMDLYVGDKVEVSHLRAKIQPNGGGKFDSSNYTTVKIVERQILEAVLTIIGVSEDDNNMLILLDSELEDYAVPSHFYHGSINDLVQQLPITLKVQHIHNRVLKLEAVDTTEAAESLETTEAAESLDTAEDAESLELIEAAEALEVENTEA